One segment of Paenibacillus sp. FSL R7-0337 DNA contains the following:
- a CDS encoding ATP-binding cassette domain-containing protein, which yields MISVHQLSKSFQQPVKNPGLRGAIQHLIKGKYQEKVVVDNISMQIGPGESVAYIGKNGAGKSTTIKMLTGIMLPTSGTIKINGKDPFKQRNEVSKEMGAVFGQRTQLWWDIPIIESLNLMKDIYEIPNTIFKRNLDMFFDLLGISEFSHLTARKLSLGQRMRADLAMSLLHNPSIVYLDEPTIGLDITAKEQIRKIIKYINKELGTTILLTTHDLDDIDNICNRLILIDRGKIIFDGNLNDVKEKYVTDRVIHFTIDEPIPNLGEIVIEKIPGAFLENLNTNKFSIKFNRFHITAGDIVAIIMQYSKVLDIQIVEAKIEDVIKKVYEGKLML from the coding sequence ATGATATCAGTTCATCAATTATCAAAATCTTTTCAGCAGCCAGTGAAGAATCCTGGACTCCGCGGGGCAATACAACATTTAATAAAAGGGAAATACCAGGAGAAAGTAGTAGTTGATAACATTTCCATGCAGATTGGTCCAGGAGAATCCGTGGCATACATTGGAAAAAATGGAGCGGGGAAATCAACTACAATAAAAATGTTGACCGGAATTATGTTACCTACTTCGGGAACGATAAAAATCAATGGAAAGGATCCGTTTAAACAAAGGAATGAAGTTAGTAAAGAAATGGGAGCTGTATTTGGACAGAGGACCCAACTATGGTGGGATATACCAATTATTGAATCTCTAAACTTGATGAAAGATATTTACGAAATACCTAACACTATTTTTAAAAGAAATCTAGATATGTTTTTTGATTTATTAGGAATCAGTGAATTCTCCCACTTAACTGCAAGAAAGTTATCGTTAGGGCAAAGAATGAGAGCAGATTTAGCTATGTCATTATTACATAACCCGAGTATAGTATATCTTGATGAACCGACCATTGGATTAGATATTACAGCGAAAGAGCAGATTAGAAAAATTATAAAATACATTAACAAGGAATTAGGAACAACAATTCTCTTAACAACGCATGATTTAGATGACATTGATAATATTTGTAACAGATTGATTTTAATTGATAGAGGGAAAATCATCTTTGATGGAAATCTAAATGATGTAAAGGAGAAATATGTAACCGATAGAGTTATACATTTTACTATAGATGAGCCTATCCCTAATTTAGGAGAGATTGTCATCGAGAAAATACCAGGAGCGTTCTTAGAAAATTTAAATACCAATAAGTTTTCTATAAAATTTAACCGCTTTCATATAACGGCGGGAGATATAGTTGCAATTATAATGCAATATTCTAAAGTGCTGGACATTCAAATTGTAGAAGCAAAAATTGAAGATGTAATTAAAAAGGTATATGAGGGAAAACTAATGTTATAA
- a CDS encoding ABC-2 family transporter protein, with protein MKKMIKGFKFYIKLFNVNVRMMLSFKADFYIMMISGVLSELLGIVFIWVLYQRIPNINGWTMWEILFMYAMVFITSGIVSVFFEGTWSVASTINRGDLDRILLRPIPPLVQIFTLNIGANGLSNLLVGTVLLVQALNNSNVIWSPAKILLFIIMFISAIVIRVSVNIAAAATTFWMKSGGNPILTLMMNMLEFSKYPVTIFGKGIQLIIVIIIPFAFVGYSPAVWVFKDNLIMGIFSPLVAVYCLIASNLFFKKGLSRYESSGN; from the coding sequence ATGAAAAAAATGATAAAAGGTTTTAAATTTTATATCAAGTTATTTAATGTGAATGTAAGAATGATGCTAAGCTTTAAAGCCGATTTCTACATTATGATGATTAGCGGGGTATTATCTGAACTACTTGGAATAGTATTCATTTGGGTTTTGTATCAACGGATACCAAACATTAATGGATGGACAATGTGGGAAATACTATTTATGTACGCAATGGTGTTTATTACTTCTGGAATAGTTTCTGTCTTTTTTGAGGGAACATGGAGTGTAGCTTCAACTATTAACCGTGGTGATCTAGACCGGATTTTGCTTAGACCTATACCCCCGCTTGTTCAAATTTTCACTTTAAATATTGGAGCAAACGGGTTAAGCAATCTGTTAGTCGGTACTGTTTTGTTAGTACAAGCTTTAAATAACTCAAATGTTATATGGTCACCTGCCAAAATCCTCCTATTTATAATAATGTTTATTTCAGCAATAGTAATACGGGTATCGGTCAATATTGCTGCTGCAGCAACCACTTTTTGGATGAAGAGCGGCGGAAATCCGATTTTGACTTTAATGATGAATATGCTTGAATTTTCAAAATATCCTGTAACAATTTTTGGGAAAGGAATACAGTTAATCATTGTCATAATTATTCCATTTGCATTTGTCGGTTATTCTCCTGCAGTCTGGGTATTTAAAGACAATTTGATAATGGGAATATTTTCTCCATTGGTTGCGGTCTATTGTCTGATTGCCTCAAATCTTTTTTTTAAAAAAGGGCTCTCACGATATGAAAGTTCTGGAAATTAA
- the yicI gene encoding alpha-xylosidase — MKFSDGIWMTREGFSIISPSHVFETENKQNQLMLLVAPRKIDQRGSQMDTPIFTVKFTSPLEDVICVRISHFEGDRMNGPNFEINKNSQVETQINDSLKEVILKSGELSVRVQKEGLFSFEFFNKDELLTRSTPKSIGYVNSKESTYLKEELDIAVGECIYGLGERFTSFVKNGQTVEIWNNDGGTNTDQAYKNIPLYLTNKGYGVLVNHPEKVSFEVGSEKVSKVQFSVPGEYLEYFIINGPSLKNVLERYTTLTGKPSLPPAWSFGLWLSTSFTTNYDEDTVNTFIDGMKARDLPLQVFHFDCFWMKSMNWCDFEWDKNVFPEPQNMLNRLKNRGLKISLWINPYISQFSRLFQEGVEEGYFIKRKDGSVWRTDKWQPGMAIVDFTNPKACQWYSNHLITLLDMGVDSFKTDFGERIPTEDIVYYDGSDTYKMHNYYSYLYNKVVFEVLENRLGKGQAVLYARTATVGSQKFPIHWGGDCFSTFEAMAESLRGGLSLSLSGFGFWSHDIGGFGSTSTADVYKRWTAFGLLSTHSRLHGNHSYRVPWIFDEEAVEVMRFFTNWKCKLMPYLYRAAIETSVFGVPLLRPMILEFMEDPACNYLDQQYMLGDNLLIAPIMREDGKVKFYLPYGNWTHLFTGEKIAGGRWVEQEYDYMGLPLYVRPNTILPIGSSDCRTEYNYADKVELHVFELEELSDITSVISTSINETSLTISLKRNYNKIEIHVASKYDTWSIILREINSFKEIKNALWERTPLGLRIAPLDPNHIIELII; from the coding sequence ATGAAATTTTCAGATGGTATTTGGATGACTAGAGAAGGCTTTAGCATAATTAGTCCATCTCATGTTTTTGAAACGGAAAATAAGCAGAATCAGTTAATGCTTCTTGTTGCTCCACGTAAAATTGATCAGCGTGGAAGTCAAATGGATACACCTATATTTACAGTGAAATTCACATCTCCTTTGGAGGATGTAATATGTGTGAGGATTAGTCACTTTGAAGGCGATAGAATGAATGGACCGAATTTCGAAATAAATAAAAATAGCCAGGTCGAAACCCAGATAAATGATTCCTTAAAAGAGGTGATATTAAAAAGCGGAGAGCTAAGTGTGAGAGTTCAAAAAGAGGGATTGTTTTCTTTTGAGTTTTTCAATAAGGATGAACTATTAACCCGCAGTACACCAAAATCAATAGGATATGTAAATTCCAAAGAATCAACATATCTTAAAGAAGAATTAGATATAGCCGTGGGAGAATGTATCTACGGCTTGGGAGAAAGGTTCACATCATTTGTGAAAAATGGGCAAACGGTTGAAATTTGGAACAATGATGGAGGAACAAATACGGATCAGGCATACAAAAATATTCCTCTGTATTTAACTAACAAGGGGTATGGTGTTCTCGTAAACCATCCTGAAAAGGTATCTTTTGAAGTAGGCTCAGAGAAAGTTTCTAAAGTACAATTTAGCGTTCCGGGTGAATATTTAGAATATTTCATTATCAATGGCCCAAGTCTGAAAAATGTCCTGGAACGATATACCACCTTGACAGGTAAGCCTTCATTGCCGCCGGCCTGGTCTTTCGGTTTATGGCTTTCAACTTCATTTACAACAAATTATGATGAGGACACGGTAAATACATTTATTGATGGTATGAAAGCCCGTGATCTTCCTTTACAGGTATTTCATTTTGATTGTTTTTGGATGAAAAGCATGAATTGGTGTGATTTCGAATGGGATAAAAATGTCTTTCCAGAGCCACAAAATATGCTGAATCGTCTTAAAAACAGAGGATTGAAAATTTCGTTATGGATAAACCCTTACATATCTCAATTTTCAAGGCTGTTTCAAGAGGGAGTAGAGGAAGGATATTTTATAAAAAGGAAAGATGGAAGTGTTTGGAGAACAGATAAATGGCAGCCTGGTATGGCTATTGTTGATTTTACTAATCCAAAGGCTTGCCAGTGGTATTCAAACCATCTGATTACATTACTGGATATGGGCGTTGACTCGTTTAAAACTGATTTCGGAGAACGTATACCGACTGAAGACATAGTCTATTACGACGGGTCTGACACATATAAAATGCATAACTATTATTCATATTTATATAATAAAGTGGTGTTTGAAGTTTTAGAGAATAGGTTAGGGAAAGGGCAGGCTGTTCTCTATGCCCGGACGGCAACTGTAGGCAGCCAGAAATTCCCTATTCATTGGGGCGGAGATTGCTTCTCTACTTTTGAGGCAATGGCCGAAAGTCTTCGAGGAGGGTTATCGCTATCTTTGTCTGGATTTGGATTTTGGAGTCATGATATTGGTGGATTTGGAAGTACCTCTACCGCTGATGTATATAAACGATGGACAGCTTTCGGATTGCTTTCAACACACAGCCGGTTGCATGGAAATCATTCGTATCGGGTTCCATGGATTTTCGATGAAGAGGCAGTTGAAGTGATGCGCTTTTTCACAAATTGGAAGTGTAAATTAATGCCATATTTATATAGAGCAGCAATTGAAACATCGGTATTTGGAGTTCCTCTGTTACGTCCTATGATATTGGAATTTATGGAGGATCCAGCCTGTAATTACCTGGACCAGCAATACATGCTTGGGGATAATCTATTAATTGCTCCCATTATGCGTGAAGACGGTAAAGTTAAATTTTATTTGCCTTATGGAAACTGGACTCATCTCTTTACTGGAGAAAAAATAGCCGGAGGGCGTTGGGTTGAGCAAGAGTATGACTATATGGGCCTGCCTTTGTATGTTCGACCGAATACCATTCTACCCATTGGGAGCAGCGATTGCAGGACTGAATATAACTATGCTGATAAGGTTGAACTGCATGTTTTTGAATTAGAGGAACTGAGTGATATAACTTCAGTAATAAGTACATCAATAAACGAAACTTCGTTAACAATTTCCTTAAAACGTAACTATAACAAAATTGAAATTCATGTGGCATCTAAATATGATACTTGGAGTATTATACTGCGTGAAATTAATAGTTTTAAAGAAATAAAGAATGCACTTTGGGAAAGAACTCCTTTGGGGTTAAGAATAGCTCCTTTAGATCCAAATCATATTATAGAACTAATTATTTAA
- a CDS encoding ABC-2 family transporter protein, giving the protein MIKKKYISIARCSLQQTISYRLSYLTSIFSQIIYIVFLYYLWQAIFKDRAYIGNYSWEDMKKYIIISYVIGTNFYTEWRIAKKILDGTIAMDLTKPLQFEKVNLSETIGTLVFELIVSLSVSLLIIIILFKITISLSLLGWFLFILSVINALFIKFCIIFIAALTAFWTNSVTGVTWARVAITNLFSGALIPLGMFPDWLQKIASFLPFQGIINTPVQIFLNNVETEEIIKMLIIQIFWGGSLWIIAKGILKVGLKRLTINGG; this is encoded by the coding sequence ATGATCAAAAAAAAGTATATTTCAATAGCTCGTTGTTCTTTACAACAGACTATCAGTTATCGATTATCGTATTTGACCAGCATTTTTTCACAAATTATTTACATAGTATTTCTATATTATCTTTGGCAGGCTATTTTTAAGGACCGTGCTTATATTGGCAATTATTCTTGGGAAGATATGAAGAAATATATAATCATTTCATATGTAATAGGTACGAACTTTTATACGGAATGGAGAATTGCAAAAAAAATCTTGGATGGAACTATTGCTATGGATTTAACAAAGCCGTTGCAATTTGAAAAGGTTAACTTATCAGAAACAATAGGAACGCTAGTATTTGAGTTAATTGTAAGCTTAAGTGTATCGCTATTAATAATTATAATACTGTTCAAAATTACTATCTCTTTAAGTCTTCTTGGGTGGTTCTTGTTTATTCTAAGTGTAATTAATGCACTTTTTATTAAATTTTGCATTATTTTCATAGCGGCATTGACTGCTTTCTGGACGAATAGTGTTACTGGGGTAACATGGGCTAGAGTTGCAATTACAAATTTGTTTTCAGGAGCATTAATACCTTTGGGAATGTTTCCTGATTGGTTACAAAAAATCGCCTCGTTCCTCCCATTTCAAGGGATTATAAATACACCAGTACAGATTTTTTTGAACAATGTGGAGACTGAAGAAATCATAAAAATGCTTATTATTCAAATATTTTGGGGGGGCAGTTTGTGGATAATTGCCAAAGGAATATTAAAAGTAGGATTGAAAAGGCTTACAATAAATGGTGGATAG